In the genome of Aedes aegypti strain LVP_AGWG chromosome 2, AaegL5.0 Primary Assembly, whole genome shotgun sequence, the window TATCAACGTATCAAGCATGCTGAGAATAACGTCAACACTGAATTACTTGATGTAGAGGTCACTTGATATGTGAAGAATACTTATGATTAGATTCACAGATCCGGAGGGCACAAGCcactttaataaaaataaataatagttTCATTTCACTAATAAcagtacaaaaaaaatgtgcgaTTGAAAGAAGTGCGAAAGAAGATTTGTTTATCATATTGATTAATTGTTTCGTGAAGCATGTCctattttacgagacgtttcgaaACAGCTATTTACTCATTTTGTGAATATAAATTTTACAGAAGGAGACAACtatgaaagtaacagcaatacaTATATCAACACTCATACATACGTCAACAATGTTAGCGTTGCGTGAAGTTGACTACAGatgttttaattaaattcacTGAAAGTGTAGATATTGCATTTATAAAGATCATGAAGCAGGGCAACGGAAAatgtaatgtaaaaaaaaagcaATTAGAATCGGCAACGCATTTAAAACGAATGTACCCTGTACAAAATATGCCTGCTTGTAGATGAGAAAGATTACTAACAAAATGTTTTAGTAAACAATCATGCTGTAGATCACCGCtaagcaagaaataattcatAGAAAGGCACAAACAAGCAGTTAATTGAAGTGAAATTGACTTCACACAAATAAAACGTTTCTTCTGTTCTCTACTAACATTGAGAGAGGAGTGAGTAAATGTTCGCAGTCCAAAGGTTTgggaaaaaataatagaattacCAACCGCTGAACataaaacagtatttaaaaagcttttttttgtcAATAGAATATCCGGAAAAGGATATACATTTCTAATTATATGTAAGGGAGAGGGATTGGAGTAGAGAAAAATAGCATTGAATAGCATTGcattgaaattttatgtttcagctatgaaaattaaaacaaacaagTGTGTAAGATTTTACTCAACATATAGGCAAATTCCTTATCTGAAAAACAATGTATGGTTATTAGAATACGAATATCTTTGAAATAGATCAATGGATTGTTCAATAACTTAACCACGTTTGAACCGGAGAACAATTAAAGTTGAGTGACAAACTTAGATTAAAGAAAGGGGGATGTGGTGACGAGTGTCTTGCCTATGCATATGAATACTCTTCTATGCACATACACATCTGCATGGTGGCGCGATAGGccttcatagattcatagaaaaaaactgtttgttagttttttcagtgctattctttttaccaaaatttttcaaaatactacgtccactagctgagacccctccctccccctcgtcacacatcgtcacaaatccgtgaagacccccctcccccctaaaatgctacgtcatttatggacgaccccattattgaaattttcattttatttttcataacaagCATTTTCAATAACTGTTAAGTCACCATGGtatcaatttttattaaaaacatatttttatattcgtGTTACTCAAGTATTTATGCTAATTGCTCCAAATACTTTAAAATATCATAAATCAAGACTCGAAATcgttcaaaaatcttgaagactAGATAAGctccccggggcaagtgagaccgtttcacgtcttgcattattattattttttatgctttatTATAGACACTTTACCACATATCTGAGTGGCATTCCTGTCTGAAAAACGTCTTGCATTggcacgcaaaaaaaaaagtgtgtcTATTCTTATTTATGAAAAGAATAAAATATCCTGTGGAACTCGAAGCGTTCTTCATCCACCACTGGcgtattttgtaaaattacgcCAAattcgaagtaagagggagcatggagaagaaagcaatgaatattagatggataggtaccgttaggcaacggcgagagaaattggattagttgttgaagagggcataccatatgaaacagtattagggtcaaatggtccaaaataccactttaaggatttgtgtcgttttctcctactgagatccacattttaacgccattcgaagtccgaacagtaactttacaatacttgctagctaccatcatgaaaacatttcccaagtTTAAGTTTTTTAATGGGTTTAAATTGTATACAAAAGTTGGTTAAAAATCaccaaatggatggggtagaatgccatttagtatggagataTAGTGGTAGTAGTTAGAAACATggttttcttcatgatttttttttcctcaataaaatcatcggaaaaccttaatgtttagACAAAAAggtaaaaatgttgaatttcaccggaaaattaaggaaaaatctatgagtttatgttCAAGGGTTGTGGCTGCAGctcttgggtaaacatattttaacatcgtttggcaaagaatacaaatcgaaacgttctaggaatgatttaattAGGTGGGCCATTTTACCCCCGTCTTGGACCATGATCCCCTTTTTGAAACGttcttccttgtggctaacgtcccctatgggaacggcttggtgtgTCTTTAGAAtgaggctgtcttggtagtgttattCTTGAGACGCACCAaaccgttcccataggggacgttagccacaaggaaggacgtttcaagtaatactgtttcatatggtatgccctcttgaaaatctaatccaatttctctcgccggtacctatccatctagtattcattgctttcttctccatgctccctcttacttcgagcaaaatagaccgatattcCGATAAACAAATCCAAAACGAACAGAAAATTGCCAAGAGGGAATTTTTGCAAGAATATCTTGAAACTCTGCACAATttctttgagaaaaaaatcgTACGTGTTGGAAAGTTCCTGGTAATTCCCTGAAGTTCTTTCAGCAATCCAGTGTTTTTGAGAgtccaaaaaaataaattttaattttcactaaattttggaaaatcttcgtaagaattaaaactgcaataaaaatatGATAACGTCTTTTATTTAAACAAATGAAGTACGGTAAGCTTCTCTAGCAGTCCGGAACCTAACGGGCAACGTTTGTAGACTTCAACACAATTTGACCCGTTTAAGCCATGTTGTCGTGCTTCCATATAAGTTTGATCCAGGTGTTCCGCTTCATAAGGTCTACAAAtcgaaattgaaacattttagtAATTCAATATCCCAAATATCTTTTACGATACTCACGTAAACATCACATCCATCAATTCACCAAACATTCCACTGTGGTTGAGAGGCGTTTCGGCAATCTCGCATATCGTCCGGAGGACACATTCACGTCCACTAATGCCCCCATAGTCGAACATGTTTTCCAGAATCTGATACAGCTGGATGCGGCTATTGTCCACATAGTCGTTGTTAACCCGGTTCTTGAAGATGCTGGCCGGAACGGGCCAAATGATAGTCGCAGGAATGATGTAGTTGGCTTGTAGATTCACTGCGACGTTGAGGCTCCGAACCAATTTATTGTGATGAAAATAGACAGGATTGAGGGCACCAATTATCAGCTTTGCCACTCCGCCATAAGGGCTGAAGGTTAGCCATCGTTTTTCACGTTCATGAAACTCAAAAGATTCCGTGTGATTCGCGTGGCACGTTTGCAGAAACAgtaaaacacaaaaatatttgaCGAGATTACTCATGGTAAGGCGTCACCTGGCAAAATACGTTTGACTGTGCTGTGATCGATAAATAAGGAAATATATTGAATTTATCGTTATTAGTATCTGATTGTTAATTTAACCGCCGTTACCGAACCAAATGGAACCATGACCTACACTAAAAGGTTATACTCATGGGTACATTTAAATCTGCACTTATCTATTTTGTGTTTCAAGAATCTGAATATCAAGCACTCCCGTTTTAACCTGGTAGACACTAGTTGGCGTCAATTTGCCGATAGTCTACCAGAGACCCTTTAATTATCACGGTAGCATGTGAAAAGATCTGTATTAATCGCTGCGTGCTGCGTTGGTCAGGCGTCATAGTCACACTTGGCAATTCGATGTTAATTATTTGTCGACTAGAACTGGATGGATGTAATTTTGGTCATCTCACTTTCTCCATGTCTTGAACCGATTGATTGAAGCCTGAAAGGTTGATCGGTTTTGACTGTAAACCAAAAATGTGGGTCTTTATTTCATAGTGTTATACCTAGTTGTTGAGTTTAGTTGTCTTACCATGCCACTTCCGAAAATAGTTCTATCAACGATTCACGGTTGAAAATTCAATGTCAACCATTCACAAACACGCGTCATTTGTTTCCCTCTTATTTTTCGCATATCTACCGAAACTAACTTGAGAGTTGAGAGTAagtcaaaaataataattaagaaGACATTAATTTCGGAATTTtcgaaagcagttttttttgttcaaaatcaagaaaatttacacgaaagtattctattctccaaccagatcacaaagaaaacattttcgtcgagtaatttttagttttgaacaaaaaaaagtactcCTGAAGTTTTGATGACTACGATGACGGAACCTTAGACGTTAAAGGATCATTTTCGTTCAGATTTTGTCGGGAGTAagccaaaatttcattgaaatgaaGTCAATAGTGGATCAAGGGTAGCGTTACGATTATCGAAAGTCCATCAAGAGTAAGTTGAGAATGAGTCGGAACAAAAAAATTAGAGCAAATTCAAATAGTAACAATCATATCTAAAATGCACCGTAATTCGGGATAACATtgataatatttttggaaattttattaatatttcatttttttaaatgcaaatgatgcaagtttcatatttttaacatAAGTACTGGCACCCGTAGCTCGtgagtgtatatttttttggaaagtttcaggcacgtttaaaaaaatgtttcaatagaTATTTGCAATTAGCTGATATGAGATGACATTGATCACCCATATAAACAAAATGCTCATATTtgtatttaataaataaatttcgtttgcaaaactcatgtgagacatgacatTTTTGTAGTGTTGTCCATAATCACGGAAATCGATGTTTCGAAGGATTGAAATATTCACAAATgaacaaaactcaatttttgcaaaaacctaATTTTCATTAGTGCATGCATAAAAGGAAAAGTAGCACGAGCACCATTTATGCAATGAAAATATTCAATCGATAAAACtttattcgaactttttacgaggaggATCATGTTACCCCGCTGGTCAATGTTATTTCGGATTACGATAACATAAAAAGTAGATAGTTGGTCGAAAATCAGTTAAAATAGTGAGCAATGGGAGTAGAATGAGACGAAAACAAGTCGAGAGTAAGTATACTattgtgaagctcagaatcgttgttggcaagcgggagcaccacgaagaaccttgcattccattctgacattactataggagtgaggcgtcaaagttgtgccatgcctactagatcgtttgatggccgatccgatgttacattctcggagttctttcaacaggcttttgattgtcaaccgTCATAACAGGGTTataagacaagatctatgacaatgttcattcagtaccacacaacctccctcttctcaggaaaaaaaagtttgaagtgatgagttttcacatcgTATCCGTCATCACGAAAGCTTTCAGGAATTCAGGATGTATATTTCACATCGCTAAGAACTTCATAGATGTATACTGTTTCATATCTCaactgttcacttgtacatgcgactttgaaacatttttccgctgtaggatacccacacaatcagaacggcgttgaaattattgatcggttgaatgtcGTTCCATACACTAGAAATGGCAAGCTAATTATATGAAATGACATATCTAAGtcgaattttggacaaaatattgctattaataaactgacatatatgcgttcaacagagtagcatcagtgtttgactttcatcttgttgtacattcaatccaccatactttcacggaaatactcactcaaagacttgtttgactgttgttacttgttttgatataacatatcTACTAAGTTACTAGCCATCATTGGTCTTACATATCTTATTCTATAGATACATTTTCGACCGCCAGTCGCGCATGCATGTGAACATCACTTTTATTAGGAACCAATTTGTGACCACTAGTAgcgatagcaagtgtacaccaccattactTAGAACaaaccagtcgagttaacaacatcaatagcagttactatgaacaagtatgcgaccaccagtcgcggtagcaagtgcaCACCACctttgctaggaacaagtatgcgaccaccagtcgagttaacaacatcaatagcagttactaagaacaagtatgtgaccaccagtcgcggtagcaagtgtacaccaccattgcatagaacaaatatacgaccactagtcgagcttacaacatcaataatacttgctaggaacaagtatacgaccaccagtcgagttaataacatcaatagcagttactatgaacaagtatgcgaccaccagtcgcggtagtaagtatacaccaccattgcttagaacaaatatgcgaccaccagtcgcgctagcaatatcaataacattgattgctaggaacaagtatgcgaccaccagtcgagttaacaacgtCAATAGCACTTCATAGTAACAAgcatgcgaccaccagtcgcggtggCAAGtttacaccaccattgcttagaacaaatatgtgACCACCAATCgcggcaataatatttttttaattgcaaccaccagtcgcgttaaggacattttttttcaaacatgttattaatttttttaacatggcatttatttagaaataataatgaattaagtagatttgaatagtttggatctcaccggttatcgacacaaaattcacaaatttcaccgaTTCAATATGCTTCACACTTAACTTGTTCGTTAAACATTACGGGATACacaatgtactgaagcaaacaggaaagaaaacaatcatgtgcattattagtcaaatttgaccaaaacatcgataatactgaatcgattAAAATTCGATTCGTCGAATCGATTCGTTTATTTAATGGAATCctttgtatcgattttatttaaatcgattcgattttttcactcgtaagcaaatttacaagaacaacgactcaaaataagatcaaatcCCTTGCATTACGATTTCATGttgtttcaacatcaaaaaatcgattaattggaacgaaaaatctacttttggaacaccaattcaaaatcgcccatcgttaggaatatttgcacacacttacattcatttttcactctattttattttattgaaattattttgtttttaattgaaaGCTCTCCTGCTATAAGATATAGAAATGTGTGTATCATCACAAAAGAAACGATGAAATGCTCACATACAACCAAAGcgaagttttattattatttatatagaaatttgcacAGTTGATAAATGTAACGggagttttttttcgattgaaattactaattgataagttatacaaattgattaatattcatgaaaacccaagggggtggtcactctacgcagtGTGCCTTGCGCAGCTTTGGCACATTTCGGCACAATAACAGGCACAACTTTCCAATGTGGGTTGCTATAAAATtacagtgaactgaaatttccATCTCAGCAAACATTGAGTCATCTGAGTTGTTTGGTGTATGTCAAACATGGACTTAGCGAAATTTTCACGTTGGCATCGGTTTCAGGAgcattcttccaaaaataactttaacacttcacttctcttttgcaaaatcatattattttacaaattatacttaattatacgatattttttatacacgttttgtacggatatattcaattgacttctgcaaaaaaatagttcagttcctaacgttattctttttccgttcaacctatgcagaaaataggtccctgataaaagcagaatgcgcacttcataacttagatgaatcagctcgaaatgatcataatctttgaatcggataaaatagatgaaaaactttctattacattcaaatatttccatcgaagcaatctgtttgaattcaaatgcaaaacaaaatattcacttcaaatcctgcatcgcgcaactcaaatagttgagatgatgctggtgttcaataagagcaacaacaagaacagagagaaacattgctgcttcaacgagtagtgaagcggctaatacatattaatgtcatatttcctcttcaatcagttttctattattcatagaaaataccacattgctgtttacttacagatgcctttttatcagattcaaacttcactccacaatcactctgaatacatattttcacacgcggtttaagaagcactcgacacaaacacatttccTAGTGGACACTCCCACTTGCTATCGAATCCAGGCTCtccaggaaaaacgaaaatttatttaaaattctggcaggttcgccaaatgtgaagctcagaatcgttgttggcaagcgggagcaccacgaagaatggaatctgacattactataggagtgaggcgtcgaagttgtgccatgcctactagatcgtttgatggccgatccgatgttacattcGCGGAGTTCTTTCAataggcttttgattgtcaaccatcataacagggttataagacaagatctatgacaatgttcattcagtaccacacaacTATAGAGAGTACGCCGAAAGTGTGGTTCATTCACCTTGTTTTGTTCgatcaaaataaaaatagaaatcgACAATTTCCCAATAATTTATGTTACTTAAAAATGTAACATGTTATACATGCCAGAGGATGGTAGGGTTTAAATCTGATGATTCCTTCCAGAGTTCTGTGCGATCAATctttaaacatattttgagtAAATCGTGTATGAATTTTCATTTATAAATTATCTcaaggcttccgaattctcactcactctcacgataatggatttatccctcacagcaattttcagcgatcagcTGCCTTGCGATATTATCCGttcacaaaacaaagcgaaaatagataatttcacatttccgcagctgtgagaagtttgttttctctttctccgatccatggaaaATTATTCCcgtatccatcgccacgagcagcagttgcttttatgcaccaaattaaccactctACTCGTCAggttggtgtggtagcatggttagcgtgcacgcatcgcggttgttttaagcaatgttctaggttcgaatcccgtcgccgtcactagtttttgtttatcaacatagtgataattctcgggagcagttggtgagcgaaaatatgatggagtgaaaaacaaattatccatagagtggagtgattttcggttatcctccatcgtagctCCAAGGAAAactagtgtgagcgataaaagatgttcacgcgaggaagcggaaaaagcattctccttaggtgcgaaaaatcgtagattatgcatcattgatacgaaaattcagaaccctgattATCTCTCAAAGAGAattgaaattcttaaaattcgATTGCAAATGGTCAGATACCtatattagcattagcattaggcatttcgcacaaattcgtaggtggtaaaTGGTGTACGGAACCAAATTGCGACAAACACAAATATTTGGCAAAATTCGCACGTTCAACCAATCATCTTTAAACTTTCAaggagtaaaataaaacattttatgaATATCTCCccatgtttgttttattcaatttcaattccatatCTAAATGCACGAACTTTTCTCTTCGTACTACTCATAAGGTCCTGTACAACACTTAGACTCATTCTTTTGCCTGGCAGTTCTTTTTTCTGCATATCTTCCTCCGAATTCACTACCTTAGGATGCTTTCGAAGTGCCTTCATGATGGCCCAGTACTTTTCAATTGGCCGCAGTTCCGGtgcttcggcacgaaattgatcTCGTTAGCCTTGTACTTCTCCTACTCTTCCGAGTAATGGCacgaggccaaatccggccagaaaatTTTAGGATCATCGTGTGACCTCAGAAGAGGAACGCTTTTGGAGGCATTCCTTTAGGTACACCTTTTTCACGAATGGGGtgctaagaaaaaatattgcttataaataaattaaacgACCTTCGGTTACCGTTATTACGTTAAACGATAACTTTCAATCCATGTTCAGTATTAgccacattttttatttcggtTCATCAATTCGCCACCTACCGAAACAAGGTGCAAACGagcaaatttttaaagaaaatgatTCATTTCTATTATACTTTGAGCAAATTTTGAGTTTTCTAataatgtttccgtatcatcttaaagcaattcaACGAACGCTAAACGATTGGCAACCATATGTTTCGTAGAaagctacacagcaaaaaaaatcttaaatcaaCATGGAACGGAATCTTTTGTGATTGTCATGTAcgtcatgtaaaacgagttataactgaacattcaacgataaataatgtaaactgcctcattacattcaggaatgcttgcaatcttgagtgaaactgaaacatttcacgaGCTTGTATCTaagattcgccaatattgcatgctttcttgcatcttgatcAGGAATTGCAAACGAGAATGCTCGGTTTACATTATTCTACGCTGAAAAATCtgtcataaataatgcacatggatggatcgacggctcggtcattccatgtgcattatttattattgaattttcagcCTAAAGCCATGTAATTCGTGTGGTTTTGCttgcaacattctttgagagcAAGCGTTTTTCGTActaattttaagattttattagcaATTTTGGGTATAATAGCGAGGTTTGTAggatttatcattgaataatacaataAACCATGATTTTTGGTGTGATAATATAGGGTGTCGGCGGTACATGGCCCGGTATTACACCTTCCCTAATctccgaaaagaaaaaaaaacactctaaTCACTTTGAAAAACATGGGTTTACAGATCATTTGCAGGTGGCATATCAGCCGAATCTAATTCACCAgcctaattgaaaaaaaaaagcggAACGGAAAAATTTGATAccaaattcaaaacgcagccgcctgCCTGTACGGCATGCTGCGATCCAGCCTGCTAATCGTCAGATACCTAGCATAAATTAAGGATTCAttcacagtgcgcatcgtaccttcgtgctgtgcgtacacgaattctctctgctcttggaagttttcttaaaaactacctaaagcaataaaacagtacttttcagtgttaaaattaaaaacggtacttttcagtgctactaaaatagtacttttcagtactattttctactattgatccctttacgatccttgtttggacccgtgccttcgatttttcgttggacccgttggcgaaagctagcggtggtaatccttcttggacaccgtctttggaaaaaaaaaatctcgaaggtcacgtcttctttcgtttattaatcaaacatggtatcaacaactaacaaaaggaagggtgaatctctgaattcactacttccttccaaaaaagtgggtttaaaatctgtcactacacgtgacaagaatggaagaagggacgtttccccggaatgcgaactttcttccaagggtgaaatgaataattgtatcgaaatgagcaatcagtttgatgctctagacaaattttccgaacaccaaatcgaagcagcctctagcccaggctctttgattcaagtgaggaagcaaagagtgctgcctatcgtggtcagttgttccgaatttgggggatttaggcaggagatcttgaactccattaggggaatcaaggtttccttcctaatcgtaaagaaaggagactgtcgcgttttgccggaaactattaaagatcgtgaacttcttctcagacatcttgaagagaagaagcacaaattttttacttatgacgacaaaactgaacgtttgttcaaagtcgtcttgaaaggtctctcaagtgactataaatcacctaaagaaatcaaaaatggaataaatgatatacttggattttccccagtccaagtaatcattatgaaaaagagaacccaatctg includes:
- the LOC5571957 gene encoding uncharacterized protein LOC5571957, translated to MSNLVKYFCVLLFLQTCHANHTESFEFHEREKRWLTFSPYGGVAKLIIGALNPVYFHHNKLVRSLNVAVNLQANYIIPATIIWPVPASIFKNRVNNDYVDNSRIQLYQILENMFDYGGISGRECVLRTICEIAETPLNHSGMFGELMDVMFTPYEAEHLDQTYMEARQHGLNGSNCVEVYKRCPLGSGLLEKLTVLHLFK